From one Variovorax sp. PBL-H6 genomic stretch:
- a CDS encoding DUF2271 domain-containing protein, with the protein MHIRYSLAPVAMSALFGAPAWAAGLAVSIEVPRLNAAEYHRPYVSAWIERPDNTLATTLAVWYDVRTKTNNPEGEGTKWLKDLRQWWRRGGRELAVPVDGVTSATRPAGKHQLSFVEGTGALPKLAPGAYRLVVEAAREVGGREVVSIPFQWPPSSAAQPVAAGKEELGEVRLELKP; encoded by the coding sequence GTGCATATCCGCTATTCACTCGCGCCCGTTGCCATGTCCGCGTTGTTCGGGGCGCCCGCATGGGCGGCGGGCCTGGCAGTCAGCATCGAGGTGCCGCGCCTCAATGCCGCGGAATACCACCGGCCCTACGTATCGGCGTGGATCGAGCGCCCCGACAACACGCTGGCGACCACGCTGGCGGTCTGGTACGACGTGCGCACCAAGACCAACAACCCCGAGGGCGAAGGCACCAAATGGCTCAAGGACCTGCGCCAGTGGTGGCGCCGCGGCGGCCGCGAGCTGGCGGTGCCGGTCGATGGCGTGACCAGCGCCACCAGGCCGGCGGGCAAGCACCAGCTGAGCTTCGTGGAAGGTACCGGCGCGCTTCCAAAGCTTGCGCCGGGCGCCTACAGGCTGGTCGTCGAGGCGGCCCGCGAAGTCGGTGGCCGCGAAGTGGTGAGCATCCCGTTCCAGTGGCCGCCCTCGAGTGCGGCGCAGCCGGTCGCCGCCGGCAAGGAAGAGCTCGGAGAGGTCCGGCTCGAGCTCAAGCCGTAG
- a CDS encoding DUF4198 domain-containing protein: MIQPALRLAALAFALSCTVPAVAHNAWLLPSTTVLSKGDTITVDAAVSNDLFVANHAPLRLDGLQIVAPDGSLIKPENEARLKYRSVFDVPVAQAGTYRIAVLNNGVFANWKDKATGQGKRARGTPETIGKEIPADAADVSITQSAGRIETFVTVGKPSALKPIGQGLELVSTGSPTDLVKGEKSTFVLRIDGQPAKDLEVTVTAGNTQYRDKLSEVKLKTDDKGQFSVTWPSAGMFWLDASTRDNKTTVPQAKERRLSYAATLEVAP, translated from the coding sequence ATGATCCAGCCCGCCCTGCGCCTCGCCGCCCTCGCTTTTGCATTGTCGTGCACCGTCCCTGCCGTGGCTCACAACGCCTGGCTCCTGCCATCCACCACCGTGCTGTCGAAGGGCGACACCATCACCGTCGATGCGGCGGTGTCGAACGACCTGTTCGTCGCCAACCATGCACCGCTGCGGCTGGACGGCCTGCAGATCGTCGCGCCCGACGGCAGCCTGATCAAGCCCGAGAACGAAGCCAGGCTCAAGTACCGCAGCGTGTTCGACGTGCCCGTGGCGCAGGCGGGCACCTACCGCATCGCCGTGCTGAACAACGGCGTCTTCGCGAACTGGAAGGACAAGGCCACCGGCCAGGGCAAGCGCGCGCGCGGCACGCCCGAGACGATCGGCAAGGAGATCCCGGCCGATGCGGCCGACGTGAGCATCACCCAGTCGGCAGGGCGCATCGAAACTTTCGTCACCGTCGGCAAGCCCAGTGCGCTCAAGCCGATCGGCCAGGGCCTGGAACTCGTGAGCACGGGCAGCCCGACCGATCTGGTCAAGGGCGAGAAGTCGACCTTCGTGCTGCGCATCGACGGCCAACCCGCCAAGGACCTCGAAGTCACCGTGACCGCCGGCAACACGCAGTACCGCGACAAGCTGAGCGAAGTCAAGCTCAAGACCGACGACAAGGGCCAGTTCAGCGTGACATGGCCCAGCGCCGGGATGTTCTGGCTCGATGCCTCCACGCGCGACAACAAGACGACCGTGCCCCAGGCCAAGGAGCGCCGGCTGAGCTACGCGGCCACGCTCGAAGTGGCACCATGA
- a CDS encoding FAD:protein FMN transferase, with the protein MNAAPAAASEAAPSFARRLADGYAAAALPRRADPSSLQRLEGRTMGTTWSLRFDNPRMLALSQVRAAVEDALDRVVAQMSHWEPDSVISRFNRAPPGSRHRLPREFASVLACALDWAHASGGALDPTVAPLVACWGFGPQAAAAAPDAHALADAAARVGWQRLCFELADASVLQPGGVVLDLSGIAKGFAVDHGVEALCALGLRDLLFEVGGELRGAGRRPGGLPWQVQVDAGDGPALRVPLADMAVATSGDRWQVREHAGRRWSHSIDPRTGRPVGPAVAGVTVLHAQCMQADALATVLTVLGPDEGLCFADAHGIAALFSVRAAEALEWRPSTAWKERRD; encoded by the coding sequence TTGAACGCCGCCCCCGCCGCCGCGAGTGAAGCGGCTCCTTCCTTTGCGCGCCGTCTGGCCGATGGCTATGCCGCCGCTGCGCTGCCGCGCCGCGCCGACCCGTCCAGCCTGCAGCGCCTCGAAGGGCGCACCATGGGCACCACCTGGTCGCTGCGCTTCGACAACCCACGCATGCTCGCGCTGTCGCAGGTGCGCGCAGCCGTCGAGGATGCGCTCGACCGTGTCGTGGCACAGATGAGCCATTGGGAGCCCGACTCGGTCATCAGCCGCTTCAACCGCGCACCGCCTGGTTCGCGACATCGCCTGCCCCGCGAGTTCGCCAGCGTGCTGGCCTGCGCGCTCGACTGGGCGCATGCCAGCGGCGGCGCGCTCGACCCGACCGTCGCGCCGCTCGTGGCCTGCTGGGGCTTCGGTCCCCAGGCCGCCGCCGCTGCGCCCGATGCCCACGCGCTGGCCGATGCCGCCGCCCGCGTGGGCTGGCAGCGCCTGTGCTTCGAACTGGCCGATGCCAGCGTGCTGCAGCCCGGCGGTGTGGTACTCGACCTCTCGGGCATCGCCAAGGGCTTCGCGGTCGACCATGGCGTCGAGGCCCTTTGCGCGCTCGGCTTGCGCGATCTGTTGTTCGAGGTTGGCGGCGAGCTGCGCGGTGCGGGGCGCCGCCCCGGTGGCCTGCCGTGGCAGGTGCAGGTCGATGCGGGCGACGGTCCGGCCCTGCGCGTGCCGCTGGCCGACATGGCAGTCGCCACCTCCGGCGACCGTTGGCAGGTGCGCGAGCATGCGGGCCGGCGCTGGTCGCACAGCATCGATCCGCGCACCGGCCGGCCCGTGGGTCCCGCCGTGGCCGGCGTCACCGTGCTGCACGCGCAGTGCATGCAGGCCGACGCGCTGGCCACGGTGCTTACCGTGCTCGGGCCGGACGAAGGCCTGTGCTTTGCCGATGCCCACGGCATCGCCGCGCTGTTCAGCGTCCGCGCCGCCGAGGCGCTCGAGTGGCGCCCCAGCACTGCCTGGAAGGAACGCCGGGACTGA
- a CDS encoding sulfite reductase subunit alpha: protein MDDGWRQLAAAASVLAYGGLCAAIWQRERRRAQALLQDAASLAAAGEPMLLLHATQTGQAESIAWQTARWLHAQGAAVRVMSLNELDLATLQAAPRALFVASTYGEGDAPDGASAFVERIMEARAELSSLRYALLALGDRQYAHFCGFGRRLDAWLRDSGAVPAFERIDVDNGDDTALARWREQWQGEGDGGGVGNESDTPADDDFQPWRLVARRQLNAGSAGAPVFHLAFAPASGALPHWASGDLAQIQLASDPQRPRDYSIASIPADGELQLLVRQERHPDGTLGAASGLLTAALAPGGAMALRLRQHNNFRLNGNADRPLILIGNGTGLAGLRGHLRARIAHGVHDSWLVFGERSARHDFLYRDELEGWLAAGALARLDMVFSRDEESLHGERRYVQHRLFHAAEEVRAWVERGAALYVCGSLQGMASGVDTALRQIIGRDRLHQMAAAGRYRRDVY from the coding sequence ATGGACGACGGTTGGCGTCAGCTCGCGGCGGCGGCATCGGTCCTCGCTTACGGTGGCCTGTGTGCCGCGATCTGGCAGCGCGAGCGCCGGCGTGCCCAGGCGCTGCTGCAAGACGCCGCTTCCCTCGCTGCCGCCGGCGAACCGATGCTGTTGCTGCACGCCACGCAGACGGGCCAGGCCGAGTCCATCGCCTGGCAGACCGCGCGCTGGCTGCATGCCCAGGGTGCGGCCGTGCGCGTGATGTCGCTCAACGAGCTAGACCTCGCGACCCTCCAGGCGGCCCCACGCGCGCTGTTCGTGGCCAGCACCTACGGCGAAGGCGATGCGCCCGATGGCGCCAGCGCCTTCGTCGAGCGGATCATGGAAGCGCGCGCGGAGTTGTCGAGCCTGCGCTACGCGCTGCTCGCACTGGGCGACCGCCAGTACGCGCATTTCTGCGGCTTCGGGCGCCGCCTCGATGCGTGGCTGCGCGACAGTGGCGCCGTGCCGGCGTTCGAGCGCATCGACGTCGACAACGGCGACGACACCGCGCTGGCCCGCTGGCGCGAACAGTGGCAGGGGGAGGGCGACGGTGGGGGCGTCGGCAACGAGAGCGACACGCCTGCCGACGATGACTTCCAGCCATGGCGTCTGGTGGCGCGCAGGCAGCTCAATGCGGGCAGCGCCGGCGCACCGGTCTTCCATCTCGCCTTTGCCCCGGCGAGCGGCGCGCTCCCGCACTGGGCCTCTGGCGACCTGGCGCAGATCCAGCTCGCCTCCGACCCGCAACGCCCGCGCGACTATTCGATCGCCTCGATCCCGGCTGACGGCGAACTGCAGCTGCTGGTTCGCCAGGAGCGGCACCCCGACGGCACGCTCGGCGCCGCGTCCGGCCTGCTCACTGCCGCGCTGGCGCCGGGCGGTGCCATGGCGCTGCGCCTGCGCCAGCACAACAACTTCCGCCTGAACGGCAATGCGGATCGACCGCTCATCCTGATCGGCAACGGCACCGGCCTCGCAGGCCTGCGCGGCCACCTGCGCGCGCGCATCGCCCACGGCGTGCACGACAGCTGGCTGGTGTTCGGCGAACGCAGTGCGCGGCACGACTTCCTGTACCGCGACGAACTCGAAGGCTGGCTGGCCGCCGGTGCACTCGCCCGACTCGACATGGTGTTCTCGCGCGACGAGGAGTCGCTTCACGGCGAGCGGCGCTATGTGCAGCACCGTCTCTTCCACGCCGCGGAGGAGGTGCGCGCCTGGGTCGAGCGCGGCGCAGCGCTCTATGTGTGCGGCAGCCTGCAGGGCATGGCTTCCGGTGTGGACACCGCGCTGCGCCAGATCATCGGCCGTGACCGCCTGCACCAGATGGCCGCGGCCGGGCGCTACCGGCGCGACGTCTACTGA